The Trichoplusia ni isolate ovarian cell line Hi5 unplaced genomic scaffold, tn1 tig00001009, whole genome shotgun sequence genome includes the window tttgcatttattaattttaaaacaaattcgtGATAATCTAACATTCTTGGAGTTAGATGTAgtttatataattaatgtaGGCTAACTTATTGAGATCTAATTTTATGCATCAGAGAAGTGACTTGTGTGTTTGagaatcgtttatttttaatgcacaataaagatttttacacataaaaatatcttgtagTTTCTTTCCCTTTCTTCGTGTTTAAAATCTTTTCATATAACAGAAAAGACCATGTTTGTTGGTGAAgaagagtaaataaaatacacaaatatataatacaataatttatatttatacaaaacagtTTATCCTTACGATCACAACTATTAAGTcacaaatatttctataaaattgctcaaaataacaaacaacCGTATAAATTTCCTAACAGTAAGTATTAGTCGACTTTAACAATTACTTGGTCTAATCTGACTGCCGTAAATTCATATAAAACGATAGCTATCTATCATATTTAAATGccattaaaattcattaatatATGGGTAACGGTACAATAATTTTGAGGTCAAAGAAGTGTAAAAAAAGCGCAGGAAAGAATGATCTCTGTATGGAACacataaagttaataattcatTGAatagataaatttgaaatactgTTGAGACAATTGCAATAGCCTATGCAGAGTAATCACTTCAAATCTATATGCAAAGCTTAACACAGTTCAATCACCAGCGCCGGTAATGCCATCTACAAGGAGTTTTATCAACTACACTTGCCGAATTTTAATTCAATCGTGAATATGGCATTTCTCAACATTAAATTGTACAGATAAAATGCATTGTCTTTCTATAAACTCTTGCGAATACGTGCCATAGTAAAATGTTGTTCTGCAACAACGCTTAACATCATTCATACATTCAGAAAAGCTTATGGCATGAAACAGTAAATTTCCCCTCATTTGGAAGTAACAGGcattacaacattaaaatatttttttttactttgaacataGCATATACATATCTTTTAATTGAGTACCACATTATTACGTACTGTAGCAAAAACTTCTTACatgtagtaaaattaataaattcatcttGAGATCAAGAacaattgcaaataaaatagtataacaAAATAGTAGAGGAACATTtaacactaattataaataaaaaactaacgGAAATCTGAGTCTTAAGTGCAAAGCCATAGAGTTATTTCTTTACTTGACATTTTattgtaagaaaattttaaatttcaatatagCAGGAATGTACTAGCGAAAGCAACAACTGTGAAGAATTTGTTAATAAATGCCTCGAGGGGTGAAATTTGCTAAGCAGTAAGGCACAAAACAAGCAAAGCAGAGGGTCTACCACAACGTCTCGAAGTAATATAATTACTGTTGTGTAAGAGTGACAGAGTGACAGCACTATATACGGCGTGGAgcggcatccctcttccacacCCGCATAtgtcttactttaagatgtgaCGGTAGGCCCCCAGGACATTTTTAGcaacaaaaacttaaacaatCTGATTATAACTGCGTactgttaaatttgttataaactacctacatacaaatatttaaaacattcccatttaaataacatgttttaacaGCAACATGATCATCGCCCAATTATAGTTtggctaaaatattttataatcattaaatgatagttattttattctgataaataataaaaattatttacatatttaatacttcTAGACTGGCTAACCTACTTTGAGAACTAAATAAACAaccattcaataaaatatctttatagtAATCGCCAGATAATTTGCTAACGTATAAAATAGCGAACCTCTCTGATTTAACAATTACTTAAACCTATACATGTATAACATGATTCATATATACAAACATACACTCATCCACAGAGTATTAAGACAATGGAGTACACAGCCGTTTCTGTCGGCAGGCTCGAATAAATGCGTTTTCAGTAGTGCTTGATTTTGATACGCTTCATTAAAATGTGCTAGCTAAACTTGCCCAGTATTGGACTTGTACCTTTGTACAATAAATACATACCCAAATTACAATTATCAAACACTATTTATCAATAACCTACCTTTACCAGTCCATTAAAGTGATCACTCCATTGGCTCATTAATAGGTGGCACATTCGCTCATCATACCAGTCTGTGATGAGTGTCGACCAGCCACAGCTAGTCGGGCTTCGGCTTCGGGACGTAGTCGGTGAACGCCACGCTGTCCCGCGGGAACCAGCCGCGCGGGCCGCGGGTACCCTCGCCCTCGCCTAATATCTTCTCACCGAACAACCAGTGCCTGGAGAATGaagtatatattttagttgtttattaatcaattatttatttattatttattttttaggttattaCTAGATTGAATCCTAAACCTCCTGTGGGCGGGGTTGTGGCGCGGGGCCGCGACCACAGCGGCAGCACGCGCCCGCTGTACATAGTGTAACTGACCTCCTGTGCCTGGTGGCCCGCACGAGGTCCCCGGGCCGCAGCGGCAGGCGCGGCTCGTCGCTGCAgggcgcggccagcgcggcgcggGGCCGCGACCACAGCGGCAGCACGCGCCCGCTGTACATAGTGTAACTGACCTCCTGTGCCTGGTGGCCCGCACGAGGTCCCCGGGCCGCAGCGGCAGGCGCGGCTCGTCGCTGCAgggcgcggccagcgcggcgcggGGCCGCGACCACAGCGGCAGCACGCGCCCGCTGTACATAGTGTAACTGACCTCCTGTGCCTGGTGGCCCGCACGAGGTCCCCGGGCCGCAGCGGCAGGCGCGGCTCGTCGCTGCAgggcgcggccagcgcggcgcggGGCCGCGACCACAGCGGCAGCACGCGCCCGCTGTACATAGTGTAACTGACCTCCTGTGCCTGGTGGCCCGCACGAGGTCCCCGGGCCGCAGCGGCAGGCGCGGCTCGTCGCTGCAgggcgcggccagcgcggcgcggGGCCGCGACCACAGCGGCAGCACGCGCCCGCTGTACATAGTGTAACTGACCTCCTGTGCCTGGTGGCCCGCACGAGGTCCCCGGGCCGCAGCGGCAGGCGCGGCTCGTCGCTGCAgggcgcggccagcgcggcgcggGGCCGCGACCACAGCGGCAGCACGCGCCCGCTGTACATAGTGTAACTGACCTCCTGTGCCTGGTGGCCCGCACGAGGTCCCCGGGCCGCAGCGGCAGGCGCGGCTCGTCGCTGCAgggcgcggccagcgcggcgcggGGCCGCGACCACAGCGGCAGCACGCGCCCGCTGTACATAGTGTAACTGACCTCCTGTGCCTGGTGGCCCGCACGAGGTCCCCGGGCCGCAGCGGCAGGCGCGGCTCGTCGCTGCAgggcgcggccagcgcggcgcggGGCCGCGACCACAGCGGCAGCACGCGCCCGCTGTACTCGCGCACGCACACCAGCACTCGCGACCGCACGAGCTTGTCTAACTTCTGCGCCTGCTGCTCGCGCTACGCAACCAcgcaaagaacaaaaaaaatgctctaTAACAATGCTGGAcggtaataataattaaaaacgaatttgTGATTAGCAACTGAAGGCCTGCAACCACCTCTCAAAATAATTGTAGTATGCTGTCACGGAGTATTATTACTTTTCTAACTTTAGTGGACATAAAGGTCATATTATCTACGACAAAACTGTGCCATAATGCAACTTCACACTTACAGTCAAGTCATACTCCCCGCATCCCTCCTTCAGAGGCCACTTGATGCCGTCGTACCGCGAACCGTACAGCACCATCTTAAGGTTGTTCTTCCATCCTAGGTTGTAGGGGTACACAAATGGCGGCAAGTTCAGTTCCTCACGACGACCCGCCGCCTTCTCTACTATCCAGTCTTCTATGGTGGTCCGGTTACGGAGGATGCCTTTCatctaaaaaaatgaaaaaattgaGCTGTATTGAGTGTAATTATAATGAACAACCTCGTCAAGTATTCATGGATTATAATcctgctcatcacacaaacatttgtcctgggtggggaATGTGGGGATCGACCTGCGGTATGgtcagagccactaaccactagtccAACAGACCAGTCATTTTATTCACCTCCTACCTGTAAATAGAATAGCGCTCCCACAGCGAGCACGACACCCACAGCCATGCCGATGGCGAGCAGCGTCAGCAGCAGCGTGGTCAGCGTGAGGTAGATCATGGGCTCGCGACCCGTCCCGTGGTGAACGTACCACACACGGTTGATGGCGTGGTACATGCAGATTATTAGCACCTACGAGGATAAACCAATGCATTATGTAATGGAATGATAGCGTGCTCTTAGTAAATGCGCCGCTGTTTCGACTGCAGCAAGATGTGAAGAGGGGGCGAATCTGGgtactgttttaaattaagttgttgTATTTTAACCTTAATGAGTGCTAattattcgtaaaaaaaataatttatggagAAAATTCTATTATGTTAAATGAGGCgatatcttttttaaatgtgttttttgtggTTTTGAAAATAGGATATAAGCTATGTTTGTACTCCTTGATACATTAGATGGCCGTCCCTGGAAATGATAACTAAGACaagtagtttaattatattcaaaaaggAATTACTTACGACAGAAGCATGAAAGCATCCCAATACAGCAGACATAAGGAACATGTTGAAGTATCCGTGGTTGTTGTGGCCCACACAGCAGTTGATCCAGGGACAGTGATGGTCCATCTTCTTCACACAGTAACCACCTGCATATGACAGTACACTGTTGTTTTTAGAGACAGTTATCATGAAAAAACTTTCATTGCAAGAAATGTACTATacaaagtatttcaaaataaatgacttcATATTTTGATCTAGAGACAGTTTGTAATCATTAAATTCATCATTTGAACAAATATCATGAGATTTTCAGTTACAATTTAGAAaagaatattacaaaaatattaaaatactaaattatcaTGTTGTTAAGAACAACAATTTCAATTCCCTTTTCATCCATAACATCAAGTTACCTTCTGGGTATGGTACTTTTTGAGGCACATCTCATCATCAGAATTCCTAGATCACacaaaaatagctttaaatagCTTGCCACTACAGAGGGTATTCATGTTGACCAGTGAGAATGACATCTTTAACTTACATTTTCTACAGTGATGTGATCTCGGTGCTTTGTACCCATTACACACCGAACAGAACTGTAAGTACTGTTTGTCTTCTTCATACTCCTgcaacaatacaatacaatatcaaTAAGACTGATGTTgcacttttttaattatgtttctcaGTAGATTATTTTAAGGGGTATAAACAGTCAAGTTCTTAGATACAGTTTTATAATTAGTGTAATTTTAAGTGTTgaaaatctaatatttacatttgattcatttatttaatatatcaaGATACCGACACTCTCCCTTTTCACTCCTTAAAATCATGACCactttgtatgtatgtaacaatattaaagataaaGTCCTTCCAAGTAgatcaaaatctttttatttgcaATGATATGATGAAATACTCACAGGCTTCCACCCGAGAGGTACAAAACCAGGTCCTTCAAGTAATGATTGTAGGAAGTAGTACAGTGTAGAGCCAGCAAGAGTGAGGAACAGTCCGGCATGAAGAGCCCCCGCCAGGGACCCGTGTGGGGGCCACCACATTCCCAGCAAGTGGACCATAGCCCATGTTATTAGCTTTAtaattcctaaaaaaatatcaaagttttatcaaaGGCAGAATCCTACCTATAACTGCATCAATTAAATGCAAGAGACACTGGGTTGTATAAGGCAGCAAGTTCGAATCTTAAGTCAGGCCACTTAATTCTGGTAAGATGGAAACAACTTCCTTGTTAGCACATTCCTTGTTgttatcatattaaaaaatacacaaattcaTTACATTTCAGTATTGCTCATACAATGATTGtcttaagtaattaagtaatagGTTGAATATGATACAGATaaccaaaatatttgattagaGATATACCCAACAAATTTACAGTCGCCGTTCCCGGCAAACTCGAGTTTAAGATATTTTggaataatattaagaattcatttaaaattgagcAGTACTTAGATTCTTGGATTGACAAATTCAAGTATAAAATTCATGCTTTAGTAGCAGATACTCACCTAAAACACATATTGGACCCCAATGGCACAGTCTGCGAAAGGGCGTCGAAGTCATTATGTTGAGGTTACCGACAACTTATATCTATGTGGAGTATAAAATTGAAAGACTGACATCGAATTAACTCTAGGCACACTTCAACAAGACGTGATTACTACAAACATCATTGTTTTcgttaattatttactatttctaaTACAACAAGTTTAGGTTTGCTTTGTTAACGTTTTTTGACATTAGGTACCAACTTTATTGACATTTATCTTGACTTTTCCAATTTCGTTGCAGAATTTTACTTCATTTGTCCCAATTTgcgaaaaaaaacgaaaattaataaatatgagtCATGAGTTAAATACAGAAAAgtatataaaagttaaataagactaatgtttttaaaatacagcttgcattctaaaataaaatattgtttatccatCCAAGTTATACTTTTGATTCCCGGACGATTTATTTGCGTTACGTTTTCCGATAAGAAAAGTGTGAGATTCTGGCttaaaaatttgttaaataaacatgGTTCAcactcaaaaagttttattttactgcaGTTTAAGCgtacaaacttaaaattaaaaccatatcTAATTTATGATAAACGCATGTTAAGAAAAACAGAATCTTCAAACCATGTGCGTAAAACGGATTTCAAGTTTTGTTGCCATATGCaaggaaaaataattgtaagtagATTTCTGATCTACAGTTCgtgaaaacaaatttgaaactaaaatagcGCCGTTTCACAAGGCCTCCttaacaatcaattttattgctaaaacttgtttttgtagtacaattacttaaaaagctacatattttttttcatgttatcaTGGGAGAAAAGCATAATTTTGGGATAACAACATCTGCTACCACGTCACGCAGGCAGTTGTCACATCGCGATATTTTTGTGACTCAGGGGTGTGTGCATTCTTTATGTGTGTTGTTCTACTTATGTGGATTATTAGGTGATATTCTTGTTTTTACCGGGTAAGTTTCAGTCTAAACCTTTTTTTCACACCCACCTTAAACATAACTTTCATATTCTCCCATAACATTCAGAATTTTTATCTAACGAATTTCTGTGTTCAGCCGACTGTCCGGTGACTACAATTTTATTGTCATCGTTCGAATATGATTGTTTTGTGTGAAAATGTATAGAATGATACAGAATAGAGCTTCTAATTAACGTTATGTGTGTATTTGAGCAAGCGTTAAGTTACAATTTCATGTGTAGTGTCACGCGGCAGAGGACCCGTCAGCCGCGGTGGAAATTTACGCTAACAAAATTGTCGTTACATGTATTCTGTCTCGTTGCAGATTGTGATCCTAAACCGCCACCATGCCGAAATCGGTGAGTACCCATGTTTACATccaatgtttataataaacttaatttactgGTTACCAGACTTAGGCACTCGTAATTCTGTCGTGGATAAGTGATTTTACTGATTTCACCATCGCAATGTGATCAGACGACACATGTATGACGCTGTGTAAGCTAGGAGGAGACATTTTACATACGAAATTGGCTTTCTATATTGATAAGTAATGTAAAAATGATGGACAAAATTCACTGAAAGTGGTGTTTCATTAATCAAGTGTAGTTAGAGTGTacaattgtgttttatttgattatatagAAGTGCCAGTATTAATGTTTATGACACAACTTATTTGGAAAGTAAAAGTAGGTGCCTGTCTAGTGCTAATGATAAgagtattttgtaatatgtaggTGTAATATATTAGGTTATCTTCTTTTAAAGTGTGATAAGAACAAGTACATATTTGGAGTCTTGCTTGAGTGTTGTTGAAAAGTAAATtctgtataaaatgtttacagttCTGACATGTATAACAAGATATTGACATCATTCAAGTTGGAGTTAGATTGGAATCTACAATAATCACTAATGTAAACCTgttattcaattattgtataatCATGTCTTTGATTatgaaatgtagagacaatatctataattttggctttatttttggatgaaaaactttttatacaaaattaaaatgttagtcACTTTAGGATTGCAAGACAGATGATATCTTAATGACCTTGAACAAGGGAATTAATGCTCACAGATAATAAAAGAAAGTGTGTCAATTTGTACCTGTTCTTTGGTCAGTTAGATGTCTAAACAAATTGTCATTGAAGCTTAACAGGTATGAACCACTAATATCCCATTAAGGGCAAACAAGTTCTCAATGAGTCAAGTATATGAGGCATATAAGCTAAGTGCCTGAGCTGTTGTGAAATAAACTTGCCTAAAActaatgatgataataattaaattgatgctCATAGTGGAATAATTTATGGatgagataataaaactgaaaggcgcaacgaaagtgaaggcgcgcgctagccgcgtgctcagggaggatggagcgtcgatctaggtcgatctctcgcactcccgaggcgtctcgtttccaatccgtgaatgcaggcgcgctctgagcataaatgctgggacccgaaagatggtgaactatgcctggtcaggtcgaagtcaggggaaaccctgatggaggaccgtagcgattctgacgtgcaaatcgatcgtcggaactgggtataggggcgaaagactaatcgaaccatctagtagctggttccgtccgaagtttccctcaggatagctggcgtcgatttgaacagtctcatccggtaaagcgaatgattagaggcattggggccgaaacgacctcaacctattctcaaactttaaatgggtgagtactccggcttactcgaacgatgaagccggagatctgatgacggtgccaagtgggccaattttggtaagcagaactggcgctgtgggatgaaccaaacgtagtgttaaggcgcctaaaaaacgctcatgggacaccatgaaaggcgttggtcgctcatgacagcaggacggtggccatggaagtcggaatccgctaaggagtgtgcaacgactcacctgccgaagcaaccagccctgaaaatggatggcgctgaagcgttttgcctatacactaccgttacgggcatgtgcgacgttctttgtgacgtcattaagccgtaacgagtaggacgtgcgcggcggagagcgcagaagggtctgggcgtgagcccgcttggagcctccgtcggtgcagatcttggtggtagtagcaaatactccagcgaggccctggaggactgacgtggagaagggtttcgcgtgaacagtagttgctcgcgagtcagtcgatcctaagctcaaggagaaatcttatgtcgatgtggcgtgttttttttcaataatgtatcattttattatggtatataatgataaataacgccctttgagcgaaagggaatccggttcctattccggaacccggcagcggaaccgtttcaataatcgttccctcgttttacagcgagtgttcgacggggtaacccaaagtggcctgaagacgccgccgagaggtccgggaagagttttcttttctgcctgagcgttcgagttccatggaatcctatagaagggagatatggttcggaacgcgaagagcaccgcatttgcggcggtgtccggatactctctgcggaccttgaaaattcaggtgagggatgtacgtggagatgtcgcgccggttcgtacccatatccgcagcaggtctccaaggtgaagagcctctagtcgatagaataatgtaggtaagggaagtcggcaaattggatccgtaacttcggaataaggattggctctgaggaccggggcgtgtcgggtttggacgggaagcggatgcggccggtgccgggcctggtcgatgctctcgcgtctttcggggcgcgagggcggaatccggacccgcgttccggccttccgcggatcttcctagccgtaaggccgtgtcggtctcgactcgtgcgcgatcggcgcggttctgtacgaccgccgttcaacggtcagctcagaactggcacggacaaggggaatccgactgtctaattaaaacaaagcattgcgatggccctcgcgggtgttgacgcaatgtgatttctgcccagtgctctgaatgtcaacgtgaagaaattcaagcaagcgcgggtaaacggcgggagtaactatgactctcttaaggtagccaaatgcctcgtcatctaattagtgacgcgcatgaatggattaacgagattcccactgtccctatctactatctagcgaaaccacagccaagggaacgggcttgggagaatcagcggggaaagaagaccctgttgagcttgactctagtctggcattgtaaggagacatgagaggtgtagcataagtgggagatcgttcgcgcgatcgtcgctgaaaaaccactactttcattgtttcattacttactcggttgggcggaagcggtgcgcggtcgatgttaatcggcgggcgcacggtgtttcgttccaagcgtgcagagtggcgacgtggcggcaacgctcgtcgccgtaaaactcccgcgtgatccggttcgaggacactgccaggcgggtagtttgactggggcggtacatctgtcaaagaataacgcaggtgtcctaaggccagctcagcgaggacagaaacctcgcgtggagcaaaagggcaaaagctggcttgatccagatgttcagtacgcatagggactgcgaaagcacggcctatcgatcctttagtataaagagtttttagcaagaggtgccagaaaagttaccacagggataactggcttgtggcagccaagcgttcatagcgacgttgctttttgatccttcgatgtcggctcttcctatcattgcgaagcaaaattcgccaagcgttggattgttcacccatcaaaagggaacgtgagctgggtttagaccgtcgtgagacaggttagttttaccctactgatggcttgtcgttgcgatagtaatactgctcagtacgagaggaaccgcagtttcggacatttggttcatgcactcggccgagcggccggtggtgcgaagctaccatccgcgggattatgcctgaacgcctctaaggccgaagccagcctagccgaatccggcaaggatatgctcactgtggagccccgagagtcgggaggctctaaacaatgtgactttactagtcgcgcttcaccacgtgaggtgcgacgtcgaagcccatttggatcgcggagatcgatgctgtccgtttaacgcgtgcatcacggctccgaaggtccgaatttacctcagttcgatgtcggggctcggaatagtctgtagacgacttccgttcctggcggggtgttgtgctcggtagagcagcgtcgtgctgcgatctgttgagactcagccctacgccaggtgattcgtccgaggacgatgataatgtaaacacacaaacacacatcaagacaacgtgtgcgacgacggacgatgttctgtcgcgttttcgttttcttcattaatatttcattaatacacgaacggtacactaacgatataacactctgattcaacaaactcaattttaaacatataaaaaaaacgtaatttttcaccgcgccccattgagatgcgcttgcgcatcttaaatagtcaatttaatacacgaacggtaacgggtcaaaaaattaatacacgaacgg containing:
- the LOC113507199 gene encoding palmitoyltransferase ZDHHC6-like isoform X2 encodes the protein MTSTPFRRLCHWGPICVLGIIKLITWAMVHLLGMWWPPHGSLAGALHAGLFLTLAGSTLYYFLQSLLEGPGFVPLGWKPEYEEDKQYLQFCSVCNGYKAPRSHHCRKCGYCVKKMDHHCPWINCCVGHNNHGYFNMFLMSAVLGCFHASVVLIICMYHAINRVWYVHHGTGREPMIYLTLTTLLLTLLAIGMAVGVVLAVGALFYLQMKGILRNRTTIEDWIVEKAAGRREELNLPPFVYPYNLGWKNNLKMVLYGSRYDGIKWPLKEGCGEYDLTREQQAQKLDKLVRSRVLVCVREYSGRVLPLWSRPRAALAAPCSDEPRLPLRPGDLVRATRHRRHWLFGEKILGEGEGTRGPRGWFPRDSVAFTDYVPKPKPD
- the LOC113507199 gene encoding palmitoyltransferase ZDHHC6-like isoform X1, encoding MTSTPFRRLCHWGPICVLGIIKLITWAMVHLLGMWWPPHGSLAGALHAGLFLTLAGSTLYYFLQSLLEGPGFVPLGWKPEYEEDKQYLQFCSVCNGYKAPRSHHCRKCGYCVKKMDHHCPWINCCVGHNNHGYFNMFLMSAVLGCFHASVVLIICMYHAINRVWYVHHGTGREPMIYLTLTTLLLTLLAIGMAVGVVLAVGALFYLQMKGILRNRTTIEDWIVEKAAGRREELNLPPFVYPYNLGWKNNLKMVLYGSRYDGIKWPLKEGCGEYDLTREQQAQKLDKLVRSRVLVCVREYSGRVLPLWSRPRAALAAPCSDEPRLPLRPGDLVRATRHRRSVTLCTAGACCRCGRGPAPRWPRPAATSRACRCGPGTSCGPPGTGGQLHYVQRARAAAVVAAPRRAGRALQRRAAPAAAARGPRAGHQAQEVSYTMYSGRVLPLWSRPRAALAAPCSDEPRLPLRPGDLVRATRHRRSVTLCTAGACCRCGRGPAPRWPRPAATSRACRCGPGTSCGPPGTGGTGCSVRRY